AGAGTATCAGACTAGGTGGGAGAAAAGTCCTTCGCACGTATCTCCTGACATAGGCAAGCATCATGACTGGGACCTTAGAGCCCGCGACGAGATTGGACGGAAAATTACTGATATAGTTCATCTCAGGGTAAAAGAAGAAGAATAAGAACATAATTCTATTTTTTAATTTCTTTAGGGTATGATCCTTCCTAGCTTATAACATAGTTTATCCCATCTTTGAATATTCTCTCTTCAACATAATGCCTGTTGAATAAATATTAAATAATCTCAGCCACTTTACCGGCACTCATACCAAGATCTTTGCCAGCTTACCTATCGTTAAATCCTGGCTTTTGATCTTTCACATAATATCCTTATGTCTTTATCGTTTAGATCTTACACTAGGTTATAGCTATAAGCAGTACAAATAAATATATTAAGACGGAGGCTCCAATTGTTCCGATTAGGGCTCCGATAATTATTAGTATTCTTAGCCATAGTCTTTTAATCTTCGATGCTGGTAGGGCTATAACTAGGATTATGAGGATCGAGATCAGTCTAAAGCTCCAAGGATAGGCTATAATCAGAAACGCAGTAATAGCTCCCATCACCATTGAGAACAGGAACCCAGCTATACCTAGCCCAATATTTGTTAATGCCCGTCCAATACTCATTTTACAGCCCTCAATATAAGTTTCGCATTAAAACTAATAGGATTATCAAACCCATTTCTTCAAGGTTATCCTCCAAGATTGAAATATGGTTCTCTAATGATTAAAATAAAATAGTTAAACAGGTTTAGCCGGGTATTTTTATGGCTTATATGTTTATGTTTGTTTTTGCATATATTTTGTGGAGAAAAATGTTTTCCGGGAATAATGGGAGGGATTGCTAGAATATGCTTTTTAGTCTTCCACCGTCGACTGGTATTGATGCTCCATTAATATATGATGCGTATGGGCTGATTAGATATGCTACTAGGTAGCCTACTTCTTCTGGTTCCCCTATTCTGCGTAGTGGTATTTCCGTGGTTATCTCCTTTATTATTTCTTCTTCGCTTTTATTCTCCCTCCTGGTTCGGTCTTCTATTAGTTGTTTTACTCTATCAGTCATGATGTATCCTGGTAGTACAGTGTTTACCCTTATACCTTTTGGTCCAAGTTCTTTGGCGAGAGTTTTTGCTAGGCCGTGAATACTTATTCTTAGAGTGTTTGATAATGCTATGTTTGGTATGGGTTCTTTTACAGCTATACTGGTTAGATAGGTTATGGAGGGGTTCTTTGATTTTTCAAGGTAGGGTAGAGCTTTATAGGTGAGCCATAATGCGCTCTTAATTAATAAGTTGACAGCGTATTCCCAGTCTTCAAGGGATAATTCTGAGGAATAACCTGGTCTAGGCGGGCCGGTTACATATACTAGTGCATCTAGTCCTCCAAGATAATTAATTGTTTCATCAACGAGTCTCTCAACATCCTCCCTAATAGTTAGATCTGCTTGAACACCATATACTTCGCTGGAACCAATATTTCTAAGCTTTTCAACAGATTTCTCAAGCCTCTCCTTATTACGTCCATTAATTACTACTCTACAACCCTCTCTTACTAGAACCTTGGCAATACCGTAACCCATACCTCTAGAAGAAGCTGTTACGAGAACTCTATACCCATTTATATTGAACATTATGGTTCCTCCATTATTGTTTTTCAAAACATAATTATTCTCTAAAGAGAACTAATAATATATTGTATCGATGAATCAGTGATCTTGGAAATGGTGTGTGGAATGCTTATTATTAAAGGTACTGGTTTTAATGTGGGTATTGTGTCGGAACAGTCTTTCCTCAATAATTTGTTTTATTCTCTAAACAACTTGTTTCCTAAGAGATATATTCCGAAATATACGGTGTCAACTAGTAGTGGAGAGGGAGGAATAGATGCTTTTATATCGTGGATTAGTGGTGAAGGTTTTTCTGTTGAGAAATATGTGTTGAGAGATAATGGTGTTGACGAATACTTTGTTAGATCAAATCTGCCTAGACCCTATATTAATGAGTCCCCATATTTTTTCCTATTACAAGTAATTGCTAGGAGTATTGTGAAAAACAATTACTTGGTCTTAACGGATAGTATTAGTTTTGTATTTAATGATGAAACTTATTTGTTGGCTGGTTACCCACATACGGGTAAGAGTACATTATTAGCATTAGCCTTAATGAATGATGCGATACCGTTATCGACTGAGAACACTGTTGTATCTGTTAGTGAGGATGGTGTGAGAATTGTTGGTGGAACAAGTGTTTTAGTATATGATCCCCGGATTGAGGATATTTATGGTGTTAAGCTAGAATATGATTCGATGACTCGTCACGGATACAGGATTGTTGATTTGGAGAAGCATTATCCGTCGAGAAATAATTATTATGGAGAACTGGTTGATGCAATATATGTTCTCCACTCATCTTTTAAGTCGGTAGGGGTTGATGCTGAGCCTGTTAAGGGACGTAAAATCCTTAAGACACTCTGGTATTTCGCATCTGCATTGTTGAGGGGGCTGGATTATTATCAGCCTCACCCGCTTGTATTGTCTACGAGGATTATAGATGATAAGGTAGAATACATGCTTAGACTAGTTAGTGAGAAGTATAGTGGTAGATTCTATGAAGTATATGGGCGCCACGACCATATATTCAAATACATAGTTGGTTAAAGAATTATTTGGGAGAGAACATGGGTTTAGGCTTGCTGCTCATTCTTTTAGGAGCTATTCTCATCGTTATAGAGATAGCTACGCCTGGCTTCTTCATAGCTGTTCCAGGAACTATTCTTATCATTTATGGTGTATTACTCGCGTTGTTTCCAGAGCTTATCAATATCCCATATGTTCCCTGGATATTGTTCTTCCTATCTTTCCCCATAGGCTACATAACATATTTGATTTATAGGAAACTATCTCCTCCATCACCACCTGTTACCGAGAGCTATGAGGGGTTGGTTAGTAAGGTAGGGGGTAGAAACATATAGTGTTGCTTTCTTAATGTTTATATGTTGGTGTTTCAGGGTGGATTTATATATGTGTTTGTTTAATTGTTGTGTTTGATGATGAGGTTTGGATCCCGCGCCCAATATGTAGGGGTTAGGCTAAGCCTGAATGGGCGCGGGGATTAGAAGTATCCGAAGATGTGGGGAGCAATCCGTTCCCCCCGAAAGCCCCTCGATGAAGATGGGAGGGGGGAAGGCTAGCCGTAGCATTTGTTGCATTCGTTGCTTTTGCTACGGCTAACCAGAACGGTGTTCGCGTAGAAACAGTTGAGATCAGGGAGGTTGAGCCTAGTCCGCGTGTTAAGAAAGCGATGGAGGAGCAAACTAGTGCTGAGCGTGAGCGTAGAGCAGCTATTCTAAGAGCTGATGGTGAGAAGAGGGTTGCAGTACTTAAGGCTGAGGGTGAGAAAACTGCTCAAATACTACGCTCTGAAGGCGAGCGTATGGCTAAGATTCTGAGAGCTGAGGGTGAGAGATTGGCAACTATTCTTAGAGCACAAGGTGAAGCACAAAGACTTAGAATACTGAGTCTTGGAGCAGCCAGTCTACACAGCCACGCATTAACAGTTATGAGCCTAGAAACATTGAAAGCAATGGCTGATGGTAAAGCAACAAAGATCATAGTTCCATTCGAAGTATCCAGACTAGTAGAAGCATTATCAGCATATATAGGGAAAGGAGTTAGAGAACCGCAAATACCACAAGTAGACATAGAAAAACTAGTAAAACTAATAGGGGAACCAGAGAAAATACTGGGAAAAATACCTAGCTACGAAGAATTATCAGTAGAGGTGAAGAAAGCAATAGAAGAAGCAAAAAAGAAAAAACTAACACCAACAGAACTATCAAGAGAAGAAAAAGAACTACTAGAAACACTGGAAAAAGAAGAGAAAACATAAACCCTCCAACACAAATAAGTATAAACAGGAAAAGCCGGGGTGCCCGAGCGGACTAAGGGGGTAGGCTCGAGACCCAAAACCAGAAAAAGCCTCCGCAGAAAAAAGGGTTTTCCGGCTAACAAGAAACGAGAGACCTACTGCCCCGCGGAGGGGCGCGCGGGTTCGAATCCCGCCCCCGGCGCCACCTTTCTAACAAAACAAATAAAACAATAAAACCCAACAAACACATTAACAACTAGGAGAAAACAGAGACAAGGGCCCGTAGCCTAGCCCGGATCAGGGCGCCGGCCTTCGGAGCCGGAGATCCCGGGTTCGAATCCCGGCGGGCCCGCTAACTCCATTAGCTTGGTAGAATAGCTCGAAATACTCTGCCATTAGTTCTCGTTCTTGTGAAGCCTTGAAAACTCGCTCCTGATCTCAAAAATGAGTATTTATAGTGAGTTCTGATTGGTATGGGAAAATCAATGTTCATCTCCAAACTAGTTAGGCTCAGTATTCTAGGCCTTGTAAAGGATAAGATTGGATACACGAGTACATGTATGGTTTTAGATACTGCAGAGAAGCATGCTAAGTTAGTTCTAAAGGAGAAGCAATTAATGATACTATTAACAGGTATCAATAAAGCCTGGTTCTAGAAAGGAATAGAGCTTCTAGTAAGAGTGTGAAGGGGGACTCCTGTTGCAGTGGAGGTCATAATACGTGGTCCTGCAAGAATATTCTCTTAAAGATCTTGGGTGTTGTTGCAAAGATTCTGAGTTATCTCTATAGGTGCAAGGTTATTATCTCCATTAGATTAAGAGAGGTTGGAGCGTTAATTTTAAATAAGGGTATTAAAATAAAAATAACAAATTTTAATATACACAATAAAGTATCGGTGTTTCCGAATGAAACGTAGATATGTTTCATTAGCTATAATAATCTTGGCTGTAACTATAGTAGCTGTCGTAAATGGAACAGCATTCATATATAGAACATTGCAGGGGAACGTACAGGTAACAGATATAACAAGCGGCCAGAACGAGGGAACCATAGCCCAATATGGTATGGCATGTACAGGGTTCTATGTTAAGGGTGCAGACTCAGGAAACACAATACATTCAGATATATTACCAGATGCCGGCACCAATCATGATGTATCAATAACCAGCTCTGGCAGTGAATGGTACGGTGTAAAAGTAGACTGGGGTGACATAGCTTGCCAGTGGGACAACACAACTGATCAACAAACATACACTCTCTACAAGTCGGCAACAATAAATGTTAAAGTAACCAATGGAGACTGGTACTTCAAAGACTTACTTGGCTTCGGCTACCCAAGCGTTATCACCGGCCCAGACACAATATATGTAAGAATAAAGGTAGCCAGCCCCCTAACCAACTCTAATATAGATAGTGCAAAACTAATAATCTATGATGCATCAACCCAGAGTCAGGCAGGTGTAATATATTTGAGGAGCAATACTCTTAGCAATCCAATCCAGCTATCCCCTGGCGATGGGTTCCAGATAGACCTAGAACTTTCTGCAACAGGGTCGGTGAGCTCTGACAGCTTCACAGTATTGTTCTATGTATCAAGCAGTAACGAGGCTCCAAGGTAGCATCCACATCATGCAGTAAATGTATTGAAAAATTAAAGTTTTTTACAATACTCAATACTCGTCCCTTATTTATACATAGGCTTTTGTTCATATATTAACTGGTGGGTCTTTGATGCCAGGAGTATGGAGGGTTTTATCGTATGTTGGTGTTATAGTTGTTCTAGCATTGTTTGCTGGGAAGCTGCTGGGTCTGCCGGTAGCTTTGATGATTGTTTATGGTTCCTCTATGGAGCCTAGCCTTAAGCCTTTTGATCTGGTTCTCGGTGTTCACCCGGATATTGTCGGGGGTGTTGGGAGGGGTGATGTTGTTGTATGGTGTGATCCAGGCGATGTATGGAGGACTAGCTGTGTTGTTCACAGGGTTATTGATGTACGTGGGGCTGGTGGAGAAAACATTGTGATTACTAAGGGTGATGCTCTAACATATCCTGATCCACCGGTTCGTTTATCTAGGGTGTCCTATGTGGTTGTTGCACATGCCCCCAACCTTGTCACTCTTCTATTGCTTACTTTAATCTATGTGATTGGTATAATATACCACTCTGTTTACCTTCCCTATATTTCTCATAGACGCCGTCTAATTGTTTATCCGGGAACAATTGCTTTACTCTTGGTGATATACTATGTAATAACCAATACCATCTACATAGGCTCAGGTATGCTCGACACTTCACCTACGACTATTAGCTTCCCAAGGCTTTATAGGGAAGATTTATCCTTCAATACCTACTCGGGTCTTGTAAATATATCGCTTAGCTACAACTCTTCTCTCTCCCCTATTAATAGCCCTAAGTGTGGAGTAATTGAACCTATCAATGCAAGCCTCATACCTGAAAAATTCACTATAGCTAATGGTAGTGCTAACATAATTATACGTATACCGCCCAATGTTTTCCAGGAGCTCTGGAGAATAGATTCAAAACGTGTCTCCTCATGGAGTCTTCCATCTCCTCCAGCTAAGGTGTCTACATCCATATTGCTTAGCTGTGTACTCCGTTTTAATGGAGGGATCCTTAAAAGCACTTATTCCCTCAAATTTAACTGGATAGAGCCTGTAGCTAAGCCATATGGTGATGACAAGGTAGTTGTAGAGAATCATAACCCTGTCCCGATTAATGCGAGTGTTGAGGTTTATAGCTACTACCAGGATAAGGTGATCTATAGGGAGAGCATTGTATTGAAGCCTTTCACCAATAATATTATAGATTTGCCTAAGACTGGGGAGGGGGATGTACTTGTAGTCTATATCCACTATGTCTTCCTAGGACATGTTAGGAGCATAGGGGTGGTTGTGCATGCCTAGTAGGAGGGAGAACTCTATTATACAAGTCTATGAGCAAGTAGCTATGGAGGCAACTCGATACTATTGGCTTGGATCCCTGGCAAGAATAGGGCTTGCCTCATCATCCATAGTTGTCTTAGCCGCCTCAACCCTTATCCTCTGGATAACCTTAAACCCACTATACGTGTTTAAGGATCCTCTCATAAATGGTGAGGTAGGCTTCGTATACTATAGCCTATATAGCTTTGGAAAGCCTCTCCAAATCCCAGTACTAGATTCACTCACCAAGCTCTCCTTCATCTTAATCTTCAGCTCCACACTATCATCTGCCTTAGTTGCTCCAGCACTTGTAACTGTTCTTGTAAAGCCGAAGATGCCACGTATCTACTTAGAGGTTGCTGCAGCTGGTAACGCTATAGGAGGGCTGAATACCTCGTTACTAATATCATTCCTACGAGTCCTATACATGAACATAATATCTTCCATACCCATTACAGCTTCCATACACACTCAATACGGCGTTTTCATATTCTACAGGTCGACTAGCTGGTACACTGAGGTAGGATTATTGAGCCTACGCCTATGGCCCATATACCCTGTACTAGCAGGTGTACTCATAGGATCTGCTGGAGCAACAATATATTACATAACCAGATACTATGAGGAAATACTTGAACTACCACCTATTCCAGTAAACCCAACATAACACAAACAAAAAATGGGGTGAGCTAGAATATGACTAGAATAAATAGGATAACGAGGAGTCTAGCAGCTGTAGCAGCTGTAGCAATTATACTATCAGCCATAGTAGCCTACCAAACAGTATTTACTGGCAGAAGCCTTAATGGAGAAGTAGAGGTTCAACCAGAATCTATCATATGGTACGAGGACCCAGGAACACCAAA
This is a stretch of genomic DNA from Staphylothermus hellenicus DSM 12710. It encodes these proteins:
- a CDS encoding SDR family oxidoreductase, with translation MFNINGYRVLVTASSRGMGYGIAKVLVREGCRVVINGRNKERLEKSVEKLRNIGSSEVYGVQADLTIREDVERLVDETINYLGGLDALVYVTGPPRPGYSSELSLEDWEYAVNLLIKSALWLTYKALPYLEKSKNPSITYLTSIAVKEPIPNIALSNTLRISIHGLAKTLAKELGPKGIRVNTVLPGYIMTDRVKQLIEDRTRRENKSEEEIIKEITTEIPLRRIGEPEEVGYLVAYLISPYASYINGASIPVDGGRLKSIF
- a CDS encoding SPFH domain-containing protein, which produces MREVEPSPRVKKAMEEQTSAERERRAAILRADGEKRVAVLKAEGEKTAQILRSEGERMAKILRAEGERLATILRAQGEAQRLRILSLGAASLHSHALTVMSLETLKAMADGKATKIIVPFEVSRLVEALSAYIGKGVREPQIPQVDIEKLVKLIGEPEKILGKIPSYEELSVEVKKAIEEAKKKKLTPTELSREEKELLETLEKEEKT